In Alkalihalobacterium alkalinitrilicum, a genomic segment contains:
- a CDS encoding MinD/ParA family protein, with translation MMNDQAQSLREIMENQDSKKDTKVISVVSGKGGVGKSNFAINFSLGLSRAGKRVLLFDLDIGMANIDILMGVSSKYNIVDMIENELTIWEIIELGPENISFVSGGSGFTQLFKLNEQKFQRFVSQLELLRDQFDYIIFDMGAGVSDDSMQFILSSNEVILVTTPEPTSITDAYAMLKYINIKIDEIQCLLIINRTETDKEGQLTAQNFQRVVKQFLQKDIMYLGNIPNDKTVTKAVKSQIPFLLLDPKAKSSRALELIVQQFLGEQNEEPLKPHFNSFIKRFKLLFSS, from the coding sequence ATGATGAATGACCAAGCACAAAGTTTAAGGGAAATAATGGAAAACCAAGACAGCAAGAAGGATACAAAGGTCATTTCAGTAGTAAGTGGGAAAGGCGGCGTTGGAAAGTCGAATTTTGCAATTAACTTTTCCTTAGGCCTTTCACGTGCTGGAAAACGCGTATTATTATTTGATTTGGATATTGGAATGGCCAATATAGATATTTTAATGGGCGTTTCTAGTAAATATAACATTGTTGATATGATTGAAAATGAATTAACGATCTGGGAAATTATCGAGTTAGGTCCAGAAAATATATCATTCGTTTCTGGGGGATCAGGATTTACCCAACTATTTAAACTTAACGAACAAAAATTTCAACGGTTTGTTTCACAGCTTGAATTATTAAGAGATCAATTTGATTATATTATTTTTGATATGGGTGCAGGAGTCTCTGATGATAGTATGCAATTTATTTTATCATCAAATGAAGTCATTCTAGTGACGACACCTGAACCGACTTCCATCACTGACGCTTATGCGATGCTTAAATATATTAATATCAAAATAGATGAAATTCAGTGTTTATTGATTATAAACCGAACAGAAACTGATAAAGAAGGGCAGCTGACTGCTCAAAACTTTCAACGTGTCGTCAAACAATTTTTACAAAAAGACATAATGTATCTTGGTAATATTCCAAATGACAAAACGGTTACTAAAGCAGTCAAATCTCAAATACCGTTTCTACTTTTAGACCCGAAAGCAAAGTCGAGCAGGGCTCTGGAGTTAATAGTTCAGCAATTTTTAGGTGAACAAAACGAAGAACCATTAAAACCTCACTTTAATTCGTTTATCAAGCGCTTTAAACTCCTGTTTAGTTCTTAA
- a CDS encoding protein-glutamate methylesterase/protein-glutamine glutaminase, whose product MRKVITDLLQQDERIEVVGTARNGQDALNKLTTITPSVITLDVEMPVMDGLVTLRKIMKKKPIPVVMVSSITLQGAENTVLAMEYGAVDFITKTSGAISLDIYKIKDELIEKVILAAQSKVNNFMKNARKDLINSIHSKDSHKSGTSYQFMADSRKKVVAIGTSTGGPKALQEVLTKIPSAINAPILVVQHMPAGFTKSLANRLNSLCSIEVKEAEDGEIIKCGVAYIAPGGSHLNVKKIGTTLAVQLNQLSPRNGHRPSVDVLFESLADLSNYSILTVVMTGMGADGSQGLIKLKKQCNTYSIAEAKESCIVFGMPRAAIKTNQVDEVVHLKKISMRISELVT is encoded by the coding sequence ATGAGGAAGGTCATCACTGATCTATTACAACAAGATGAGCGGATTGAAGTAGTTGGTACGGCAAGAAACGGACAGGATGCTCTTAATAAATTAACAACGATAACGCCATCAGTTATTACTCTAGATGTCGAAATGCCAGTAATGGACGGGTTGGTAACGTTAAGAAAGATAATGAAAAAAAAACCTATTCCTGTCGTGATGGTCAGTAGTATAACATTACAAGGTGCTGAAAATACGGTGTTGGCGATGGAATATGGTGCCGTTGATTTTATTACCAAAACATCTGGAGCCATATCACTTGATATTTATAAAATTAAGGATGAATTGATTGAGAAAGTGATTTTGGCAGCTCAATCAAAAGTGAATAATTTTATGAAGAATGCCCGAAAGGACTTAATTAATTCGATTCATAGTAAGGATAGTCATAAATCGGGAACATCTTATCAATTTATGGCAGATAGTAGGAAAAAGGTGGTTGCGATCGGTACTTCCACAGGAGGCCCCAAAGCTTTACAAGAAGTATTAACTAAGATACCGTCTGCAATTAATGCTCCAATCCTTGTCGTACAGCATATGCCAGCAGGGTTTACGAAATCTTTGGCCAATCGCCTAAATTCTTTGTGCAGTATTGAAGTGAAAGAAGCAGAGGACGGTGAGATAATAAAATGTGGTGTTGCATACATAGCACCAGGAGGTTCACACTTAAATGTCAAGAAAATCGGGACGACGTTAGCTGTTCAATTAAATCAATTATCACCACGAAATGGTCATCGGCCGTCAGTTGATGTTTTGTTCGAATCTTTAGCTGACCTTTCAAACTATAGCATTCTTACGGTTGTTATGACAGGAATGGGAGCAGATGGTTCCCAAGGACTAATAAAATTGAAAAAACAATGTAATACGTATTCGATTGCTGAAGCAAAGGAATCGTGTATTGTCTTTGGAATGCCCCGTGCAGCAATCAAAACAAATCAAGTAGATGAAGTGGTCCACCTAAAGAAAATAAGTATGCGTATTAGTGAGTTAGTTACTTGA
- a CDS encoding chemotaxis protein CheC, whose amino-acid sequence MSYYERIKPYHLDVLKEIGNIGAGNAATALSKLLNKSIDMKVPSVKIISFQEITELVGGADQVVAAIFLRLEGEAPGSMFLLLPIFEAEQLIQRLTGNSKFQLAEPPFDEIGLSALQEMGNILAGSYLSALSDFTRLNLQPSVPAISIDLAGAILSYGLIEVSQVSDYVIVINTEVHEVNDEFQHSSGHFFLLPDPNAFGRIFNALGVEMDE is encoded by the coding sequence ATGAGTTATTATGAACGAATTAAGCCGTACCATTTAGATGTTTTAAAAGAGATAGGTAATATTGGTGCTGGTAATGCAGCGACAGCACTTTCAAAGTTATTAAATAAAAGCATTGATATGAAAGTACCATCTGTAAAAATCATCTCTTTCCAAGAAATTACAGAGTTAGTTGGAGGTGCGGATCAAGTAGTTGCAGCTATTTTTCTTAGATTAGAAGGAGAGGCACCAGGAAGCATGTTTTTACTACTTCCGATTTTTGAGGCAGAACAGCTCATCCAACGTTTAACTGGCAATTCAAAATTCCAGTTAGCTGAACCCCCGTTTGATGAAATTGGGTTGTCTGCTTTACAAGAGATGGGGAATATATTAGCAGGTTCTTATCTCTCCGCTCTTTCAGATTTTACACGATTGAATTTACAGCCATCAGTTCCTGCGATAAGTATTGATTTAGCAGGTGCTATATTAAGTTATGGGTTAATTGAAGTATCACAAGTAAGTGATTATGTTATTGTTATTAATACTGAAGTTCATGAAGTTAATGATGAGTTTCAGCATTCAAGTGGGCATTTCTTTTTACTTCCAGATCCTAATGCGTTTGGGCGAATATTTAATGCTTTAGGGGTAGAGATGGATGAGTGA
- a CDS encoding chemotaxis protein CheD, whose amino-acid sequence MSEVVKVGMADLNIVKSPQTIRTSGLGSCVGVVLYDDYSYISGMAHIMLPDSTLAKTGTLNVAKYADTAIVELIQQLKSAGAKTHALRAKIAGGAQMFHFSSTNDMMRIGPRNVDAVREKLKELRIPIVAQDVGGSSGRTIEFNPSTKKLHIRTVSQGAKEI is encoded by the coding sequence ATGAGTGAAGTTGTAAAAGTTGGAATGGCTGATCTAAATATAGTTAAATCCCCACAAACGATTAGAACATCTGGGTTAGGATCATGTGTTGGAGTTGTTTTATATGACGATTATTCATATATTTCAGGGATGGCACACATTATGCTTCCAGATTCAACACTTGCTAAGACGGGTACTTTAAACGTTGCCAAGTATGCAGATACTGCCATTGTTGAATTGATCCAGCAGTTGAAAAGTGCAGGGGCAAAAACCCATGCTCTAAGAGCAAAAATCGCTGGTGGAGCTCAAATGTTTCATTTTTCAAGTACGAACGATATGATGAGGATTGGCCCAAGAAATGTTGATGCTGTGAGAGAAAAATTGAAAGAGCTTAGAATACCAATCGTAGCACAAGATGTTGGGGGCAGTAGTGGTCGAACGATAGAATTTAATCCTTCAACAAAAAAATTACATATCCGAACGGTTAGTCAAGGGGCTAAGGAAATTTAA
- a CDS encoding FliA/WhiG family RNA polymerase sigma factor → MPEASLYEEQKLWDKWLCTKDGEAADSLIRLYMPLVRYHVSRVGSGLPRNVNKDDLMSHGMMGLYDALEKFDSRRDLKFDTYASFRIRGAIIDGLRKEDWLPRSLREKSKKVEATIERLEQSLGRYVKANEVANELGMTEEEVMHIMSESFYANMLSMDEKTNESDRDESYKATIEDKRTLTPEQSVMEGATKKELVRVIQNLNEKEQMVISLFYFEELTLTEIGQVLGLSTSRISQIHSKALFRLQQVLKSAIS, encoded by the coding sequence ATGCCTGAAGCATCTTTATATGAGGAACAAAAATTATGGGATAAGTGGCTTTGTACTAAAGATGGTGAGGCTGCAGACTCATTAATACGTTTATATATGCCACTCGTTCGGTATCATGTGAGTCGTGTGGGTTCAGGGCTTCCACGCAATGTAAATAAGGATGATTTAATGAGTCATGGGATGATGGGTTTGTATGATGCGCTAGAAAAGTTTGATTCACGGCGGGATTTAAAGTTTGATACGTATGCCTCATTTCGAATTCGCGGAGCCATAATTGATGGGCTAAGAAAAGAAGACTGGTTACCTCGATCGTTAAGGGAAAAATCAAAAAAAGTAGAAGCAACGATTGAGCGGCTAGAACAATCATTAGGGCGGTATGTTAAAGCGAATGAAGTAGCAAATGAATTAGGAATGACAGAAGAAGAAGTCATGCATATAATGTCTGAAAGTTTTTATGCGAATATGCTTTCCATGGACGAAAAGACGAACGAATCTGACCGCGATGAATCATATAAAGCAACAATTGAAGATAAACGAACGTTAACCCCAGAACAATCTGTAATGGAAGGGGCTACTAAAAAAGAATTAGTTCGAGTAATTCAAAATTTGAACGAAAAAGAACAGATGGTAATTAGTCTGTTTTATTTTGAAGAATTAACGTTAACAGAAATAGGACAAGTGTTAGGCTTATCTACATCCCGTATTTCACAAATTCACTCTAAGGCTTTATTTAGACTACAGCAAGTATTAAAAAGTGCGATAAGCTAA
- a CDS encoding DUF342 domain-containing protein, with protein MSHLDDIFEIQISNDKMRATMLQHQKIGENTELVLEELQNWVKEHGVIFGIYVENLKKIVDDNGSITSPIVIAEGKSPINGNNAYLDAVQLDMNNGINEKVVRVDLKNVADIPSVKQGQVVGKKIEATIGQPGLNVIGEEISAKSGKDFILRPGKNTSVSEDKLKLIAQVDGQRCIETKTIHVYPVYQVHGDLDMKTGNIEFIGNVTIRGNVPAGFEVKAKGDIRVQGTVEAATLISEGSIFVAAGIVGQGKGIVKAKKDIHTSFINQGNVEAEGNVFVNQSILHSKCIVNGSIDCTKGKGNIVGGQLSAGHEISANEIGNNMHTTTELFIGVHQQVLESITTHQKQLKLASEELEKLNKLLLVFELKEQQGKALQPKERIMKLRVKNTINQTEEKKAIAEEELLELNEELIQSQTGVVKVKRHMYPNVNLTFGKYRRKITVNHQYVKVSIIDSEIQIIPL; from the coding sequence ATGAGTCACTTAGATGACATTTTTGAAATTCAAATTAGTAATGATAAGATGAGAGCAACGATGCTTCAACATCAAAAAATTGGTGAAAATACAGAACTTGTCCTAGAAGAATTACAAAATTGGGTGAAAGAACATGGTGTTATTTTTGGGATATATGTAGAAAACTTAAAAAAGATCGTCGATGATAACGGAAGTATCACATCTCCAATTGTTATTGCAGAAGGGAAAAGCCCAATCAACGGCAATAATGCATATCTAGATGCAGTTCAGTTAGACATGAACAATGGAATTAACGAAAAAGTGGTCCGGGTTGATTTGAAAAATGTCGCTGATATTCCTTCTGTAAAACAAGGTCAAGTTGTCGGTAAAAAAATTGAAGCGACAATCGGCCAACCTGGTTTAAATGTAATAGGGGAAGAAATTTCTGCAAAATCTGGAAAGGATTTTATATTACGCCCTGGAAAAAATACATCCGTTTCTGAAGATAAATTAAAATTAATCGCACAAGTAGACGGGCAGCGCTGTATAGAAACAAAAACGATTCATGTGTACCCAGTGTACCAAGTACATGGTGACCTTGATATGAAAACTGGAAATATTGAATTTATAGGTAATGTAACGATACGAGGAAATGTACCAGCTGGTTTTGAAGTGAAGGCTAAAGGGGATATTCGAGTTCAAGGAACAGTCGAAGCTGCTACATTAATTTCAGAAGGTTCAATATTCGTAGCTGCTGGGATTGTCGGTCAAGGAAAAGGAATAGTAAAGGCAAAAAAGGATATACATACAAGTTTTATTAATCAAGGGAATGTCGAAGCGGAAGGTAATGTTTTCGTTAATCAATCGATCTTACATAGTAAATGCATCGTTAACGGTAGTATTGACTGTACAAAAGGGAAAGGTAATATTGTCGGTGGACAATTATCGGCAGGCCATGAAATTAGCGCTAACGAAATTGGTAATAATATGCACACTACAACAGAACTGTTCATTGGAGTCCATCAACAGGTATTAGAAAGTATAACAACACACCAAAAGCAATTAAAGCTAGCCTCAGAAGAATTAGAAAAGCTTAATAAATTACTACTCGTTTTTGAATTAAAGGAACAACAAGGAAAAGCTTTACAGCCAAAAGAACGAATAATGAAATTACGAGTAAAAAATACGATCAATCAAACAGAAGAAAAAAAAGCGATAGCTGAAGAAGAATTATTAGAATTGAACGAGGAACTAATACAAAGTCAGACAGGTGTCGTTAAAGTAAAACGTCATATGTATCCAAATGTAAATTTAACTTTTGGTAAATATCGAAGAAAAATTACAGTTAATCATCAGTATGTAAAAGTTTCTATTATTGATAGTGAAATACAAATCATTCCATTATAA
- a CDS encoding DUF6115 domain-containing protein, whose product MVQFLLTTSLVLHLLTFLWIITLLQKVNNQQISPINDEKIKREIEDLLVAYTTEMKEENEKLLEQVKMLQEANTSPVSLNEKVMEQLKVEHEPIVINSKEEIKEDVTQRHTVDQYKYEDYQPPTIQVDEPDMYEQSNTAKVLLLAEQGFSSEEIAKKLSLGKGEVELMIKFYR is encoded by the coding sequence ATGGTTCAATTTTTACTAACTACTAGTCTAGTATTACATTTGCTTACTTTCCTATGGATCATAACTTTGCTCCAAAAAGTTAACAATCAACAAATAAGTCCAATTAATGATGAAAAAATTAAACGCGAAATAGAGGATTTGTTAGTCGCTTACACAACTGAAATGAAGGAAGAAAATGAAAAGCTGCTAGAACAAGTTAAGATGCTGCAAGAAGCAAATACTTCACCAGTATCCCTTAATGAGAAAGTAATGGAACAATTAAAAGTTGAACATGAGCCTATTGTGATAAACAGTAAAGAGGAGATCAAGGAAGATGTTACTCAGCGCCATACAGTGGATCAATATAAATATGAAGATTATCAACCACCAACGATTCAAGTAGATGAACCAGATATGTATGAGCAGTCCAATACAGCAAAAGTGTTACTACTAGCCGAGCAAGGGTTTTCATCTGAAGAAATTGCAAAAAAATTAAGTCTCGGAAAAGGCGAAGTAGAGTTAATGATAAAATTTTATCGATAA
- the rpsB gene encoding 30S ribosomal protein S2, protein MAVISMKQLLEAGVHFGHQTRRWNPKMSRYIFTERNGIYIIDLQKTVKKVEEAYNFVRDLAADGGKVLFVGTKKQAQDSVKEEAERCGMYFINQRWLGGTLTNFTTIQKRVGRLKELERMQEDGTFEVLPKKEVILLKKEMDRLEKFLGGIKDMKAVPDALFIIDPRKERIAIAEAHKLNIPIVAIVDTNCDPDEIDYVIPGNDDAIRAVKLLTGKMADAIIEATSAAGNESQEQVEVEETV, encoded by the coding sequence GTGGCAGTAATTTCAATGAAACAATTACTAGAGGCAGGGGTACACTTCGGTCACCAAACTCGTCGTTGGAACCCAAAGATGTCTCGCTACATCTTCACAGAACGTAACGGAATTTACATCATCGATTTACAAAAGACTGTTAAAAAGGTTGAGGAAGCTTACAATTTTGTAAGAGACCTAGCAGCAGACGGAGGAAAAGTTTTGTTTGTTGGTACAAAGAAACAAGCTCAAGATTCTGTTAAAGAAGAAGCTGAGCGTTGTGGAATGTATTTCATCAACCAACGTTGGTTAGGTGGTACGCTAACAAATTTCACTACAATCCAAAAACGTGTTGGACGCTTAAAAGAGCTTGAAAGAATGCAAGAAGACGGTACGTTTGAAGTACTTCCTAAGAAAGAAGTAATTCTTCTTAAGAAGGAAATGGATCGTCTTGAAAAGTTCTTAGGTGGAATTAAAGATATGAAAGCAGTTCCAGATGCTTTATTCATTATCGATCCACGTAAAGAACGTATTGCAATTGCAGAAGCTCATAAACTAAACATCCCAATTGTTGCTATTGTAGATACAAACTGTGATCCAGATGAGATTGACTATGTTATTCCTGGTAACGATGATGCAATTCGTGCCGTAAAGCTTCTTACTGGTAAAATGGCTGATGCTATTATCGAAGCTACTTCAGCTGCTGGTAATGAAAGCCAAGAGCAAGTAGAAGTAGAAGAAACGGTTTAA
- the tsf gene encoding translation elongation factor Ts has protein sequence MAITASMVKELREKTGAGMMDCKKALVETNGDMEKAIDFLREKGIAKAAKKADRIAAEGLAYVATEGNKAVIVEINSETDFVAKNDNFKNLVAELAKQVLANNPATVEEALSQTMNGETVEAYINSQIAKIGEKISLRRFEIVEKADTAVFGSYLHMGGRIAVLTVLDGTTDESLAKDVAMHIAAIKPIYVSRDEVPAEEVSREREVLKQQALNEGKPENIVEKMVEGRLSKYFEDVCLLDQPFVKDSDHKVGKYVANKGASVQTFIRYEVGEGMEKREDNFAEEVMSQVKK, from the coding sequence ATGGCAATTACTGCTAGCATGGTAAAAGAATTACGTGAAAAAACAGGTGCAGGGATGATGGACTGCAAAAAAGCATTAGTAGAAACGAATGGTGATATGGAAAAAGCAATTGACTTCCTTCGTGAAAAAGGAATTGCAAAAGCTGCTAAAAAAGCAGACCGTATTGCTGCTGAAGGTTTAGCATACGTAGCAACTGAAGGAAACAAAGCAGTCATCGTTGAGATTAACTCTGAAACAGACTTTGTTGCGAAAAACGACAACTTTAAGAACTTAGTAGCAGAGTTAGCGAAACAAGTGTTAGCAAACAACCCTGCAACGGTTGAGGAAGCATTATCTCAAACGATGAACGGTGAAACGGTTGAAGCGTATATCAACAGTCAGATCGCAAAAATTGGTGAGAAGATTTCTCTTCGTCGCTTTGAAATTGTAGAAAAAGCAGATACAGCTGTGTTCGGTTCTTATTTACATATGGGAGGACGTATCGCAGTTCTTACGGTTCTTGACGGCACAACTGATGAAAGCTTAGCAAAAGACGTTGCAATGCATATTGCAGCAATTAAGCCAATTTACGTATCACGTGATGAAGTTCCAGCTGAAGAAGTAAGCCGTGAGCGTGAAGTATTAAAGCAACAAGCACTTAACGAAGGAAAGCCAGAAAACATCGTTGAGAAAATGGTGGAAGGCCGCTTAAGCAAATATTTTGAAGATGTATGTTTACTTGACCAACCATTTGTTAAAGATAGTGACCATAAAGTAGGTAAATATGTTGCAAACAAAGGGGCATCTGTTCAAACATTCATTCGCTATGAAGTAGGCGAAGGTATGGAAAAACGTGAAGACAACTTCGCTGAAGAAGTAATGTCTCAAGTGAAGAAATAA